The genomic window TGGTGGGGGTTCCGCAAGGTGCCCTCAGTCACCAGCCGCTGCCAGCCTATGATGGTCCTCATCCCCGGGTGATGCCGAGGCCCCCGGAGTATTTCCCCTTTCCGATTACCATCGGTGAGATCGGCCCGGTGGAAACGCTCTTTGCCGGTCCCTCGACTTATCCCTTCTACTGTGACGAAAACAGTGTCACCAATCGCCAGCCCCTTATCGATAACCATGAAGGGGAGGGGGTGCCAGTATTTGCCGAGGGGGAGAATGGAGAGCTGACTGACGAGGTGATCGGATATAGCCGCGATTGCAGCCACGCCACGGCCGTGACTTACTACTATCGCAGCACCACCGATGGTGATTTTTATCTGCTCGAAGACGCCAACGGCGATATCGATCAGGTGACGGTGAATGGCCGCACGACCGACTTTATCGTGCGCCTTGAGACCGGCACCATCAACCGCTATCACTACGCCATCGCAGCCCTTAAGGGTGACGGGGAAACGGCGAGCCGGCCCAGCCCTTCTAACTGGAATAAACGCCTGATCTACCAGATGCGAGGAGGCGTCGGGGTAGGGCGCAGACAGGGCGACATCAGTAAGGGGGATATCATTTCCCGGCGTGCTGACCAGCTCGCCCGGGGCTATGCCATCGTCTACTCCACAGCCAACCAGACCAGCAACCACTACAATATCTGGCTCGCGGAAGATACCGCACGGCGCCTCAAGAAGCAGTTTGAAGCACTGTATGGCGAGCCTCTTTATACAGTGGGCCTGGGTGGTTCCGGCGGCGCGATCCAGCAATATCTTTTCGCCCAGAATGCCCCGGGTCTGCTGGATGCGGCCATTCCGCTTTACTCCTACCCGGATATGGTCACCCAGACCATCTATGTTTTTGACTGCGAACCATTGGAGTACTTTTTCGATGTGCTGGATGCGGACAATCCCCGCTGGAAGGATGCCCGAGAACGCACTGTGATTCAGGGCCTCTCCGCCAGTAATGAGGTAGAGAGCCGGTTCAGCACTCTGAAAACTGCCGCTGCTCTGTTTGACGGGCGATACAGGGATGGCGGTCAGGGTGCCACAGAATGTACTCAAGGCTGGCGGGGGTTGGTGCCGCTGGTCAATAACCCCAACTTCGCCCACTTCATGAAGTACTTCGATGACGAGGTGGCGGAGCGCACACACTGGACGCACTGGGAGGACCTTCGCCAGTTTTATGGCGCCGGAGAATCCGGCTATGCCAACAGCGCATGGGATAACGAAGGTGTCCAGTACGGCCTCGCAGCTCTGGTCGCTGGGGAAATCTCAGTCGACACTTTCCTGCGGTTGAATGCCAGTATTGGTGGCTGGAAAGAGCCGATCAATCAGAGTGGAGAGAAGTTGTGGTTCCTGAACGGTGACCTGTTCCCGCCGGAGTTGTCGGTTTGGAGCGAGCAGAACATGAATATCGGCAGCCTCGATCGCCCTGCCAGCCGCAGCCGGGCGAGCTTGGAAGCCATCGAGGGGATCTACCGGTCCGGCCACGTTTTTCTCGGCGACGCGGAAATTCCCATTATCGATCTTCGCCACTACCTCGACGGTGAGTTGGACATGCACCACAGCTTTGCTTCCTTCTCCGCACGTGAGCGCATGCGTCGGGCCCGTGGGCATGCCGACAACCAGCTGATCTGGGTGGCTCACAAGGACTACACCCCGCTGGACGAGGCGTTGGATACCATGGACCGCTGGATGTTGAATATCATGGATCACCCGGAGGCTGGCGTTGCCGCCAACCGGCCCGTTGATGCCAGTGATCAGTGTTTCGACCGTGAAGGCAATATCATTGCCGCAGGACCGCACGTTTGGGATGGTGCCTGGAATGGCCAGGCCTCGGGAGCCTGTATGCAGGAGTATCCGACCTACCGCACCTCGCGACAGGTGGCCGGGGCGCCCATCACCGATGACGTCTTCAAGTGCGAGTTGCAACCGGTAGAGCAGGCCCTGGCCGAGGGCGTCTACGGCGAATACAGCCAGGCGCTGTCAGAGCGGATGATGGATATGCAGCGCATCTTCCCGACGGGTGTGTGTGACTACAATGCGCCGGACCTGGCCCGGCCCTCTGAGGATCTTATTCCCGCGCGGGAGCCGGTGCGTATTGCGGGCCACCTGATTCGCCCCGACTACCGCCAACCCGTCGACGGAATGACCGAGGGAGAGGTGGCTGAATCGGCCGCTGATGAGCAGCCTGTACCTGTCTCTTTGCCGATGGAGCAGGGCGCACGGGACTGAATTTGATCAACATGGCTGTAGTTTGAGCGCTCGTGCAGATAATTGTTGGCGCGTATTTATTTCTTGTTGACAGTCGAACTCCATCGGGTATGATTCGCGTCGCTCGAGGGGCAAGACCCCAAACCACAGAGCGACGCGAAAGCGACACGGGTGGTTAGCTCAGTTGGGAGAGCGACGGCCTTACAAGCCGTAGGTCACAGGTTCGACCCCTGTACCACCCACCAATCTCCTCACGGAGATTTACTACCGAGGACCGGTAGTTCAGTTGGTTAGAATGCCGGCCTGTCACGCCGGAGGTCGCGGGTTCGAGTCCCGTCCGGTCCGCCAAATACTAAAAAGCCCCCTCACGAAAGTGAGGGGGCTTTTTAGTATTTGGGGGGATCGGTGGGCGAGGGCCCCAGTTCGAGAAAATTGCCGGGAGCAATTTTGGACGCCGTAGCGAAGCGAAGGCGCCCGCAGGGTTGGCGCCATGGATGGCGCCAATCAGTCCCGTCTCCAACGTTGCCACTATGCTTGCTTGCCACACGAAAGTGAGGGGGGCTTTTTAGTATTTGTCAGATCGTCGTGAAAGAACCCCTGTTCGACAAATTCGTCAGGAACGAATTTGGGCGAGGGCCATGGACAAATCCGCCAGGAGCGGATTTGGGCAGCTTCAGCTGGCCGAAGGCCGAGCAACATGGAGGTGGCGAGTCATTGCCTCCATCAGTCCCGTCCCCGACGCTGCTTCTGCGCCCGCGTGTGCCCCACGAAAAGAATACTGGCTCATGCCGATATGAAGGGTAGTCCAGCTTCACAAAGCCTCACGCCGTCACCAACACCTTCCCACTCCGCTCCCCTTCAGCGGCCAGCGCCACCGCGCGCTTGATGTCTTTCACGCTGAACACGCTGTCGATCGGTGCTTTGAGTTTTCCCGCGGCAATCAGTTTGGTCAGCTCCCCATAAACCGCTATCTGCTGCTCCGGAGACGCGTTCTCAAACCATTTCGCTAGCCAGAAACCTTTTAGTGAAACACCGCGGAAAATCAGCGAAGCCGGGGAGATCTTGCAAGGCTTGCCGCTCATCATGCCGTAGTTCACCAGCGTTGCAGCCTCTGCCAGGCAATCAGCGATTCGCCCGGTCGCGGTATCACCCACCGCATCGATGCCGAGACGGATTGGCGCGCCGCCGGTGGCCTCTTTGACTCGGCTTGCCAGGTCGTCCCCATCGACCAGCACGACATCCGCTCCCTCTTCTTTGAGCGGTGCAATCAGCGACTCGCGGCGAACAATATTTACAGTCCTGAACCCGCGGATCTTGGCCAACTGGATCAGGTAGCTACCGACGCCGGAGTTGGCGGCGTTCTGAATCACCCAATCGCCCGGCTGTAAATCTACAAACTCGCTCAGCAGCAGTGATGCCGTGGGTGGGTTGATGGAGATCATCGACAATTGCTGCGGATCTGCCTCATTGGGCAGGGGGATCAGCTTGTCGGCTTGGGCAACCAGATGCGTTCGCCAGGTGCCGCAGCCCACCGGGAGCAAAACTGTCTGGCCAACGGCAGGCTTATCGACACCAGGGCCGAGCTCAACCACCTTGCCAACGCCCTCATTACCTCCCACGGCTGGGAGGGGCGGCAACATCCCGTATTCGCCGGTCAGTGTCAGCACATCGGAGGGGTTGATGGGGGCGGCCAGAAGCTCGACGAGTACTTCGCCCTCCCCGAGTGCCGGTTTTTCAAACGGCACTGCCTCAATCACATCCTGCGGCACCGGGCCGCGCTCTTGATATTCCGCTTTCAACATTGCTGTTTTCCTTTTCCTGTGCGCGTTGGTTGGGTAGGACTCTAAATCAAAAAAATGACCATAGGCCACTCACCTGTCATGATGACCAGCCATCACTGCAGTTGATAACAGTCCGGTTTGATTCAACTTGGCTATACGCCTTGCAAAATGTCCGCTTGAACGCTAAATTTCGGACAAAAGCGCCATTGGAGTGTTGCAGTGAGCACCTCAGCCTCAATCAAATCCAGCCCAACGGAAGGCACCGTCCTTCTGGAGGCGTTGCTACGCACCAGTGAGCAACTCGGACTGAGAAAGCGGGAGCTCGGGGACATCATTCACCTGGATGATCGCACCCTACGCCGCAAGGTCGAGCTCGATCCGGAAAGTGCACCAGGTCAGCTGGGGCTTTTGTTGGTGCGCGCCTATCGATCTGCCTTTGTGCTGATGGGTGGTGAGGAGGGCGCGCGCCACTGGTTCCAGACGGAAAACCGGGCCTTGAACGGTGTACCCCGGGAACTGGCTACCCGAATCGACGGCCTGGTTCGTGTTGTCAGTTACCTAGACGCCATGCGGGGCAAGGTGTGAGCGAATCCCTGCCTGATCTCATCGTTACCACAAGACGTCGCTTGCTGGGGAAGCTCTACCGTATTGTGGAGTCTCAGGAAGAGGTCGCTACCCGGGGGCTGGTGGACAGTCTCCAGAAACAGCAGGTGCTTGAGAGTCTGCTGGAGCGCAGCAAACCGGCAAGCTTGCCCGGAAGTGAGGGCCTCCACTATCTGCTGGCCACGCCTTTCCGTTACCCCCCTTTGCCCTGGGGTTCCCGTTTCGGGCGTGTTTCCGAGAACGGCATTTTCTACGGCAGCAAAAGCCTAACCACAGTGCTTGCGGAGGCCGCGTTTTACCGGTTGCGCTTCTATTCCGATATGGCTGAGCCGCCACCCCGTCCGATCACCACTTACCACAATATCTTCTCCGCCAAGTACCGCATCCACCAGGGTGTGGCGCTGCAGGATGCTGGCTGGCGGCCTCACTGGCAAAAGCTGAGTGATCCGGTGGATTATCGCTTCACCCAGCAATTGGGCACAAAATTGCGGGGACTGGGTATCGAAGGAGTAGAGTCATTTTCCGCCCGGGCGATCCAAACAGGGCTCATCAGTCTGCCCACTAAAGGCGATATCGAGAGCACTGAGGGAATCAATGTGGCGCTGTTCGAGCCTGCCTCCCTCCTCAAGCGTCCCCCCGCGCAGGAGGCTGACGTGACTGCTGAAACCGGCAAAGATGGAGTCACTTTCCTGATCAAGAGCGCAGAGCGCGTGGAGACCAGGGAGTTCCAGGGCACCAGTTTTGTGGTCGAGGGTCGGCTCCCCGAGCCGGCTTAATCTTCCCCCAGCCGATCTTATCCCAGTTGACGGAAAATCCGGTGACACTCCGATACCTCTCAGAACTGACTCTCCCTGAGCTCGAGCAGGCCGCTCGCGGAGTACCTTATCAGCGTCTGCCCGACGAGCTGTTTCCCGGCATCGAGGTCTGGATTCGCCGGGACGACCTGCTGGACCCACTGATTTCCGGAAACAAGGCCTACAAGCTGCTGTTTAATCTGCTAGAGGCCCGAGAGCGAGGTGCTGAAAAAATAATCACCTGTGGTGGTGCGTGGTCAAACCATATCCATGCCGTCGCCGCGGCTGGCCGCCGCTTTGGTTTTCAAACCGTGGGCATCATCCGCGGCGAACGACCGCGTCATCTCAGTGCCACGCTTCAGGATGCAGAGCGTTTCGGAATGGAACTTCGTTTCGTATCTCGTGATCGCTATCGTAAGCGGGGCGACAAGAGCTTCTTGCAGCAGGTCGGCTTAGAGGACAAACGAGCCGTGTTTGTTCCAGAGGGCGGCGCGAACCTAGCCGGCGCACAGGGTACAAAGTTTCTGGGCGAGGTGATCGGAAGGACCGAACCGGTACACTTCGACCAGGTATGGCTGGCCTGTGGTACGGGACTAACGCTGGCCGGTGTGCAGGCCGGAATCACTGAGGTACCTGTCATTGGAGTACCGGTACTGAAGGCGGAACGGTCAATTATTGAACAGGCGGCTCTGTGGTTGCAGAGGTCAGGCAATAGTGTCCGACTCCAGTCGCTTCGTAATGGGCATGACTGCGGTGGCTACGCACGAACGACCACTGGGCTAATGGCGTATATGAGGCGTTTTGAACGGGTTGC from Microbulbifer aggregans includes these protein-coding regions:
- a CDS encoding DUF6351 family protein translates to MSVRRGRILSGIVIAVFLALGAGGWYGYQELPRIPGVPKAPVVGVPQGALSHQPLPAYDGPHPRVMPRPPEYFPFPITIGEIGPVETLFAGPSTYPFYCDENSVTNRQPLIDNHEGEGVPVFAEGENGELTDEVIGYSRDCSHATAVTYYYRSTTDGDFYLLEDANGDIDQVTVNGRTTDFIVRLETGTINRYHYAIAALKGDGETASRPSPSNWNKRLIYQMRGGVGVGRRQGDISKGDIISRRADQLARGYAIVYSTANQTSNHYNIWLAEDTARRLKKQFEALYGEPLYTVGLGGSGGAIQQYLFAQNAPGLLDAAIPLYSYPDMVTQTIYVFDCEPLEYFFDVLDADNPRWKDARERTVIQGLSASNEVESRFSTLKTAAALFDGRYRDGGQGATECTQGWRGLVPLVNNPNFAHFMKYFDDEVAERTHWTHWEDLRQFYGAGESGYANSAWDNEGVQYGLAALVAGEISVDTFLRLNASIGGWKEPINQSGEKLWFLNGDLFPPELSVWSEQNMNIGSLDRPASRSRASLEAIEGIYRSGHVFLGDAEIPIIDLRHYLDGELDMHHSFASFSARERMRRARGHADNQLIWVAHKDYTPLDEALDTMDRWMLNIMDHPEAGVAANRPVDASDQCFDREGNIIAAGPHVWDGAWNGQASGACMQEYPTYRTSRQVAGAPITDDVFKCELQPVEQALAEGVYGEYSQALSERMMDMQRIFPTGVCDYNAPDLARPSEDLIPAREPVRIAGHLIRPDYRQPVDGMTEGEVAESAADEQPVPVSLPMEQGARD
- a CDS encoding zinc-dependent alcohol dehydrogenase family protein, with the translated sequence MLKAEYQERGPVPQDVIEAVPFEKPALGEGEVLVELLAAPINPSDVLTLTGEYGMLPPLPAVGGNEGVGKVVELGPGVDKPAVGQTVLLPVGCGTWRTHLVAQADKLIPLPNEADPQQLSMISINPPTASLLLSEFVDLQPGDWVIQNAANSGVGSYLIQLAKIRGFRTVNIVRRESLIAPLKEEGADVVLVDGDDLASRVKEATGGAPIRLGIDAVGDTATGRIADCLAEAATLVNYGMMSGKPCKISPASLIFRGVSLKGFWLAKWFENASPEQQIAVYGELTKLIAAGKLKAPIDSVFSVKDIKRAVALAAEGERSGKVLVTA
- a CDS encoding MbcA/ParS/Xre antitoxin family protein, whose product is MSTSASIKSSPTEGTVLLEALLRTSEQLGLRKRELGDIIHLDDRTLRRKVELDPESAPGQLGLLLVRAYRSAFVLMGGEEGARHWFQTENRALNGVPRELATRIDGLVRVVSYLDAMRGKV
- a CDS encoding RES family NAD+ phosphorylase translates to MSESLPDLIVTTRRRLLGKLYRIVESQEEVATRGLVDSLQKQQVLESLLERSKPASLPGSEGLHYLLATPFRYPPLPWGSRFGRVSENGIFYGSKSLTTVLAEAAFYRLRFYSDMAEPPPRPITTYHNIFSAKYRIHQGVALQDAGWRPHWQKLSDPVDYRFTQQLGTKLRGLGIEGVESFSARAIQTGLISLPTKGDIESTEGINVALFEPASLLKRPPAQEADVTAETGKDGVTFLIKSAERVETREFQGTSFVVEGRLPEPA
- a CDS encoding 1-aminocyclopropane-1-carboxylate deaminase/D-cysteine desulfhydrase, coding for MTENPVTLRYLSELTLPELEQAARGVPYQRLPDELFPGIEVWIRRDDLLDPLISGNKAYKLLFNLLEARERGAEKIITCGGAWSNHIHAVAAAGRRFGFQTVGIIRGERPRHLSATLQDAERFGMELRFVSRDRYRKRGDKSFLQQVGLEDKRAVFVPEGGANLAGAQGTKFLGEVIGRTEPVHFDQVWLACGTGLTLAGVQAGITEVPVIGVPVLKAERSIIEQAALWLQRSGNSVRLQSLRNGHDCGGYARTTTGLMAYMRRFERVASVPLDPVYTAKLAYGLQCELEAGRVTHGQKILLLHSGGLQGRRGLPGWSNNNRSGGA